Genomic segment of Paenibacillus sp. FSL R5-0912:
GCGGCGGTACTTACTGTTACGTATCTCCTCTCGCTTTTCTATTTTGAAAGGCGGCCGGGAAGTTTTTTGCTCTGAGATTTTTGGGAAAGACGGGCACGCGTTCACGGATCGCCGCTTCCGGCTCTTTGCCTCTGTTCCAATAGTTTGTTTCGGATCGTATTGGAAAGAATGGGGGGAGGAGGGATTGCGCTATGCATGCTTATATGGATATTCTGGTCCGCACGATAATTTCCGTCATCCTACTTCTGTTTATCCCTAAGCTGCTGGGCAAGCAGATGATATCGAACATGACCGCACATAACTTCGTCACCAGCATTATGCTGGGGTCGATAGCCGCCAATCTGGCGTTTAACGAGAGCCTGAAATCGGTCTATTTGATTTTGGCACTGGTCGTTGTTGCCGCCTTGTCGTTTCTGCTGTCGCTGATCGCGCTGAAGAGCCATAAGTGGAGGGCTTGGATTTCCGGTTCACCCACGGTACTGATTGAGGGAGGAAAGATATTGGAGGGCAACATGCGCAAGCTGAAATATACGCTGGATTCACTCGCTCAGTCGCTGCGGGAGAAGGATATTTTCAATATAGAAGAGGTGGATTATGCCATTCTTGAAGATAACGGAAGGTTGTCCGTACTGAAAAAGGAGGCATATCAGGGAGTACAGAAGAAGGATATGAAACTGCCGTCTCACCCGCAAGCCTTCCCGGTAGAATTAATTATGGATGGCATTGTGATGGAGGATAACCTGAAGAATTACGGACTTACGACACAATGGCTGGAGAACGAGCTAAGACGTAAAGGAAAATGTATCTCCGACGTGTTCTATGCAGTGAGAGGAACGCAGCAGCAACTCATTTTCGATTTCTATAAGGATGATATCCGCCATCCGCTGGATAAAGAGTGACACTCAATCTAACTCATTGTTATGGTCGAGACGACAGGATTTAACAATCCGCATTATACGCCTATTATATAGGTCGATTTCATTAACGGGTACCGTTCGATTTAAGGACGGTACCGTTTCTGTGTATAGAAACCGTTTCAGTTCAAAAAAGAAAATTGGTATGGTGGATTGTCCGAAAATTGGTAGTATATAAATAAAATGTATATAAGGTATAATATTCCATGTACCGCTGCAATGCGGTGAAGTGAAATGCTCCGAAGGAGGATTAAGATGAATCAAGTCCATACCGGGAAAGAAGAAAGCAGCAGAGCGTTTAAAGTGGAATTTTCGGAGGACGTTTTTGAGATAGCCCCTGATTTACATGTCGGGTTGATCGCGACCTCTCATATTGCAAACTTAGACAGGGATTCTGAAGTGAACGCGCTGCTTGCTCATATGGAACAGGAAATCATGAACTCAGGATTGCAAAAAGAATCAATAAGTGAAATTCCGACCATTGCAGCCTGGCGAAAGGTCTATAGTCAATTTGGTGTCAAGCCCGCAAGGTATCCTTGCGCTGCAGAATCGCTCATAAGACGTGTAGTTGAACAGGGGGCATTGGCCCGAATCCATACGCTCGTGAATTTATGCAATGCGATCTCTTTGAAATGCCGCACACCGATAGCTTCCTGCGATATCTCTGATATACAAGAATTCGTTATCAGAAGAGCTGCGGGGAATGAACCGTTCTTGCCGATTGGGAAAGTGGATGAGTGCGAGCTTCCTTCAGCCGGTGAGATTATTTATGCAGATGATGCCGGGAGAGCACACTCCCGGCGCTGGAACTGGAGACAGAGCGATCATATTAAGACAACCGCCGAATCCTCACAAATGCTGTTTACGATTGAAGCGGTCCATAAAGAAGCTAGAGTACTTGTAGAGGCCACTACGTTTCTTTTAAATGAATTGCTGCAGCCATTTACCGGAGCAGGGAGATCGGAATGGGCGTTTATTCATAAGGATTCTCCTGTGCATACCTTTCAATTACATACCGGGGAGGTTTTTGCGGATCGTGACAGAGCCCATGAGGCAAGTGAAGAAAGGTATTATTGACTCCATTCCCATTGTTATCGGGTATATCCCGGCATGCATCACCTTCGGCCTGGTCGGCAAAGCCCTTTCCTTAAGCGACCTGGAGGTCTTCCTTCTATCCGCTGTGGTCTACGCCGGAGCAAGCCAGTTTATCGCAGCCAAGCTGCTCGCAGCGGGAACCGCTGCCCCTATTATTTTGCTGCTCACGTTCGTCATCAATTTAAGATACTTTTTCATCAGCATGTCATTCTCTTCCAGAATGAACCGGAATACACGCCCCTTCTACAAAGGATTTGTTGGATTCGGGCTGACAGAAGAGGTGTATGCGGTCAGTATGATGTCCGACAAAAACCGCAGAGAAGCAGGGAATCATTCCCTTCCTTATCTGCTGGGGCTGGAGGTCCCGCCCTATGCCGTCACTCTAATCGCAACGTATGCAGGGATTATGCTAGCAGACTATATTCCCGCCAATATTTTGCCGGCGCTGAATACTTCCCTGTACGCTTTGCTTATTGCACTAGTAATACCCCAGATCCGGCTCAGCAAAAGAAACCTGGCGATCTGTATTTCAGCCGCTGCTTCCTCCTGGTTGCTGCAGCCCTTGTTAGGAACAGCTACTGTAGTGGCTGCGATGATCATAGGAGCATGTGTCGGCGGAATATTTCCTTCCAAAGAAGAAAAGGTCAGGAGTGAAGTCATGTGACAATCATTGTGATCCTGGGAATGGGCATGCTTACCTTCTTATTCCGCATTGCGCCGCTGCTGCTTGTGCGTAAGGCAGAGATGGAGGAGCGAAAGAACTGGTTTCTGGAGAATCTTCCTCTGGCTGTACTCAGCGCGTTAATTATTCCCGGTATATTTCAGGTGGATCAAGAGGCGCCGATGGTCGGGATTGCAGCGGGTGTGGTTGCTATTGTTCTTGTACTCGCTAAAAAGGTGCCATTGTTTGGTGTCATCATTGCTTCTGTCGCTGTTGCTGTTTTGGTTGAAATTCTATAATCCATTAAGAATGGGAGGAAAATGCGCCTATGGATATTAAGCCGGTAGAACTGCTAGCGATATGCGGATCAACCCGCATTGGTGGGAATACAGACCAGATCCTGCAGTATAGCAATGAAATAGCTATCCACAGAGGAGCAAATCTCTCAGTACTTAATTTAAGAGAGTATAATATCTCACCTTCCGGGACCTGCGGGGATTGTAACTACCGGGAGAAGGCCTGCGGGCTGACGGACGACATGCTGTACATTGTACAGATGATGCAGAAGGCCGAAGGGATCATTTATGCAGTTCCTGTTCATGGTTTTGGCATGGGGCATCTGATGCAAATGTTTATTGAACGCTCAGGGGTATGCTATCTCCGGTTTGAGCGGCCCCTTACGAACAAGGTCGGGGGAGCTATCATTACAGGCCGGCGCTACAATCACCAGCATGTTCATTCTCAGATTGTGAACAATATTCTGCTGAATCGCATGATCCTGGTAGGGAGCGGTTTCCCCGCCCTTCTGCATGCCGGACAAGCAAGCGAGGTATTCAGTGATTTAGAGGGGCTGGATTCTGTGCGGAGAATGATCAACCGGATGATTGATATGATCTCAGCTATGAAGCATTATTCGCAGATTACGAATCATTCCTTTTTGCAGTGTGAGGAAGAGAATGAGCGGAGAATATGCGAGAACGAGCTTCGTCGTCTGCAAGCACCGCTAGTGTAAAAGATTCACCCATCATTGGTTTTCATATACTAAAAAATAAAAAGTGGAGGTTGATGGCTGTGACGAATAAGGAACTGGAGGCTCTCGGAGGGATTGATTTTCCTAACATGGAATGGACAAGCTGGGAAAAGCCAGGTGCTAACGGGCGTGTGAAAATCAGTTATATCGGCAATAAGCGGCTTCGGTTGCTGGAGCTTCCTCCGGGATTCAATGAAGAGCATTGGTGCCTGAAAGGGCATGTGGGTTATGTGCTGCAGGGAGAATTCACAATACATTATGAGGACAGAAAGGTATCCTGCAGTCCCGGAATGGGTTTTGTAATTCCTGATGGGGATCCGCATCGGTCACAGGGGATGGAAGGTAACCCGACTCTGGTGTTTGTTCTTGATGAAATGGACTAATACAGATGGGGAGTGTGAAGAATCTTGCATCCGATTCAAGTAGACACTGAAGTGTATGATATTCCGTTTCACGATTCCTTTGAGACCTATTTATCCTTACGGGAACAGCTGGGGGAGCAAAACACCTACTTTCTGGAAACCTTATCGGGGTCTTCCAAGAGTGCCCAGAGTACTTTTATAGGGTTCAAACCGCTTTTTACGATTACAGCGTTCTCAACAGAAATACAACTGACAGGACTAGAGTCCATTATGGAGCGGGTAAGCCAGGGAGGGCTGAAGGCAGGGCTGCTTGTCTCACGGGATGGGGTTTTGCATTTGCGGGACCGCAAGGGCTTGTGGGATTTCCTGCGGTTCGTTCAGTCCCAGTTCACCGTTTCTGTCCCGGACCAGGGCGAAGCCTTCTATTTCGGATTTTTTGGATACTTGGGCTATGATACGGCGTGGTCTGTTGAAAGTCTGCCGAGTCAGATTCCGAATGATGGAACGGTCCCGGATCTTGCCTTGTCCATTTACCAAGGGTTAATTGAATATAGTCTGGTTGACAAGACAGTCAGGCTGATTCTTAACCAATCTGCTGAGGGCTGGGATGACCTGTCCAAGGCGGAGATTGGCCGTATGCTCCACAAGGGTGAATTGCAGGTAAACCGGACGTTAGCAGATGCTGTAGAGCCGTTATCCGTGGAATATACGATAGACCGTCAGGTGTATCAGAATAATGTGAAGAAAGCTCTCTCATATATTTCGGCCGGAGATATCTATCAAGTCCAGCTAGGCAATCAAATTAATATTAATAGTCTTATGACTCCAGTTGACGTTTATCGGAGACTACGGGTGCGTAATCCATCGCCATATATGTATTTGGCCACTTTTGGAAGGATGACGCTGATCGGCGCCAGTCCAGAGCTGTATATTAAAATCCAGGGTGGGAACATCACAATGAGGCCTATTGCGGGTACTTGCCCCAAGGGTTCCACTCCAGAGGAGAATGAGAGACTCATACAAGCTCTGAAGCGGGATGAAAAGGAAGTAGCGGAGCACATTATGCTGGTAGATTTATGCCGTAATGATATTGGCCGGGTCTGTGAAACAGGGACTCTGGAGGTAGACGAACTGATGGTGATCGAGAAGTACTCACATTTGAACCATCTGGTATCAAGTGTAGGAGGAACGCAGAAGGCCTCAAAGGACATGTATGACATTATTGCGGCTACTTTTCCGGCAGGCACAATGACTGGAGCCCCCAAGATTCGGGCCATGGAAATCATTGAAGAGCTTGAAACCACGCGCCGCGGGGCATATGCGGGGGCTATGGGATTCATTGATTTCAACGGATATGTAAATATGGCACTGTGCATTCGGACAGCGGTTCATCGGAAGCCTGATTCGTATTCCATCCGCGCCTCTGCGGGAGTGGTGGCTGATTCTGTGCCGGAGAAGGAATGGAGTGAAACTTTTCATAAAATGGGTGCATTATTCTGGGCGGTCACAGGCAGGGAGGTACTGCATGAGAGCATTAGTCGTTGACGCATATGATAGCTTTGTATATATTATTTGCCAATATCTGATGAAAGCCGGAGTAGAGCTTGAAGTGGTGCGTAACGATCAGTTAAGTTCGGGTCTTGTGGAGCTGATGGCTCCAGATTTTGTAGTTCTGGGTCCAGGTCCGGGCCATCCGGCTGATGCGCGGTATATCGAGCTGATCCGGCAATATGGAGCCTGTCTTCCGATCCTTGGCGTATGTCTGGGCCACCAGGCGATTGGACTTGCTTTTGGCGGCAAAGTGATAGGGGCGAAACATCTGATGCATGGCAAAACCAGTGAGATTATCCACGATGGTAAAGGCTGTTTTACAGAACTCCATAATCCGTTCCGGGCTACGCGTTATCATTCCCTGATCGTGAGCCGGGAGGGGCTGCCGGATTGTCTGGAAGTCACTGCAGAATCTGCGGATGATGGATATATTATGGGGGTACGGCATAGGGAATTTCCAATCGAATCTATTCAATTTCATCCTGAAAGTGTATGCACTGAAAGCGGATATCAAATATTTCATAATTTCATTTCGACCTATGTATCATACTCATATGAATCTCAAATTATCTAGGGAGCCATTCCTGTAATGAATTAATTTGAGGTTTGAATGAAAAAAGCGCCAACTGTATACTGGGAAACGTTCCGCCAAAGAACAATTGCAGCACAGGAGGCACTCAACATGAAGTATAAACAATCGAAGAAGCAGAATCAACGGATTACACGAATTTCCGACAAGACCCTTGTCGTAGGCGCAGACATTGCGAAAGAAACCCATGTGGCTCGCGCTATCGACTACCGGGGGATTGAACTCGGAAAGGATTGTGTGTTCTCAAATACCCGTACCGGACTGGAGCAACTGGTTCAGTGGATGAAGGAGCTTCAGCGGGAGCATGCCAAGAGCGACGTCCTCTTTGGCATTGAGCCTACCGGACACTATTGGTTTAACCTGGCCGAGTATTTGGGACAGCACGGCATTCCTTTGGTCATTGTCAATCCGCATCATGTACACAAAAGCAAAGAACTGGAAGATAACTCACCCACGAAAAACGACTATAAAGACGCTAAAGTCATTGCCGATTTAGTGCGGAATGGGAAATACAGCGAACCTAAATTGCCAACGCGTATCTACGCAGATCTGCGAATTCTCATGAATCTTCGGGAGAAGATCATGGTGAACCTCGGGCAGGTGCAAAGGCGGGTGCAGAACTGGCAGGATCGCTTTTTCCCGGAATACACTGAGGTGTTTAAAGACTGGGAAGGAAAAGCCTCGCTTATTACTCTAGACGAGTTTCCGACGCCAGGTGAGATCGTAGGACTCGGTGCAGAAGCCATCGCTCAGCGGTGGAAGAAAGACGTGAAACGAGCGGTGGGAACGAAGCGAGCCCAATTGCTGGTCGAAACGGCGAGAGGCTCTATCGGTCTGACCGAAGGTCTTCCTGCAGCAAAGATCGAGATTAAAACACTTCTGGAGCAGTATGACATGTTCGCCAGACAGCTTGAAGAGATTCTGTCCGAAGTAGAACGTCTACTAGGGCAAATTCCAGGCACGAAAGAGATGCTTACCGTGCCCGGTGTGGCTGTAGTGACGTTAGCGGGATTCCTGGCGGAAGTGGGCGATCTGAGTGGTTACGAGCATGGACAGCAGATTATTCGGCTGGCCGGACTGAATCTCAAAGAGAATAGTTCGGGAAAGAAAAAGGGCAAGTCCAGTATTACCAAACGTGGACGTGCAAAGCTGAGGGCCCTGCTGTTCCGGGCGGTCATGCCCATGGTAGCAAAGAACGCCGAATTCAAGGCACTGCACCAGTATTTTACGACACGAAGTCAGAATCCACTGAAGAAAAAGCAATCCCTTGTGGCGTTGTGCGGGAAACTTATTCGCGTGCTTCATACGCTCGGGACGAAGCACATTCCATACGATGCAAACAGCGTGTTAGGGCCGGTCCGTCAGGCCCAGCTACAGATGGCAGCCTAAGAAAAACCAAACTCATTTTGCTCATTGAAGTAGGTTTCACCAAAGACAAAAGAAGCACGGAGCAGCCGCAGGAACTAATTCCATAAGGGCAACGACCCTGTAAAGGAGCAAGAAACGGCGTCCACCTCTTGAGAGGCAGAACGAAGGAATGTAAGGGCAAAGACCCCGCGTGACATGGGAGGGTAAGCCGTCAAGAGACAGGTGTGGATATCCAAAGTGCGATCACAGGAACGATCCATGGGCTGGGGACAATCCCCCCAACCTCTATTCCCGCCACCGGCTCTGCAAGAAAATAATGTCATCCTTACATGACTTCTCCAACTCTCAACCTGTCCATGGCTGAAAACCTAAGAACGAGTGAGCAAACAAGAGAAAATATTAATTTATAGTGGGAGGATTTGTAATGTTGAATGAGAACCTTGCGCTTCATCGTCAAGAGATTGATATCATTGACCGGCAGATTGTGGCTTTGCTCGCTGAAAGAACGCGGGTCGTTAAGAAAATTATGGTCTTGAAGACGGATGAAGAGTCTGTCCGTTCCTGTGACCGGGTTCAGCAGGTACTAGATAAGGTAGCCAGGCTGGCAGAGGATGCAGGTCTTGAACCACAGATCGCTACGGCTACTTACAAGACTTTAATTACGGTTCTGACGGATATGCAGCTTGAATATCTGCACAGCCGTGAGCAGTCAGATGAGCCAGCGGTGTGAGCACCGCGGTTCATGATCTGAAGTCGGCCCTTGTATACTTGGCGGAACAGGGTGAAGGACCCCGGCGGTATACGGTGCCTGTGGACGCTAAATATGAATTAGCCGCTCTATATGCTGCCCAGGGAGGCGGGGTTCCAGTCGCATCACCAACCGGCCCCGGAGTGCCGATGTTATTCGAACATGTGATGCCTGTGAACAAGACGGCGCTGGCGGGGATCTTTGGAACCCGGAAACGGTGTGCAATGCTTCTCGGGGCGAAAGAACAATATATTGCGGACTTCCTGCTGGATGCCGCACAGCATTCTATTGAGCCCGTAAAATGCGAGAAGCCGCCCTGTCAGGAGGTGGTCCATCAGGACGTTGACCTCGCCCGGCTGCCGATCCCTACAATGAGTACGCAGGATGCGGGACCCTATATTACACTCGGGTTAGTAGTCGCTAAGCATCCTGTCACTGGTGACAGTAATATTTCCATTCATAGGCTATGGGTGAAAAGCAACAACGAGCTGACAATCTGGATGGTCCCGGGCCGCCACTTGGAGGGCTTCTACCTGGCTGCACAAGAAATGGGCGTGCCGCTTCCGATCTCCATCAATATCGGTCTGGACCCTGCTATATACATTGCCTCCTGCTGCACGGGTGCTGTAGCGCCCGAGGGGTTCAATGAGCTGGCTATTGCAGGCGGATTACGGGGACAGCCAGTCAAGGTTTCCTCCTGTTTATCTGTTGCCGCAGACTGCTTGTCCGAAGCGGAGTATGTACTGGAAGGTGCAATCACCCATGAGTATGCTCCTGAAGGAGAGCCTGGGGGCCATTCCATGCCGGAGTTTCTGGGATATGACGGCCAGGCACACCCCCATTTGCCTGTTGTGAAGATTACGGGAATCACATCCTCAGCTCATCCCATATTTCAAACCGTGATTGGTCCAGGGTACGAGCAATCCAATCTTTTAGCGGTGGGGATGGAAGCCGGAGTCCTCCAGTATGTACGCAATCAAGTGACCTCCCGGATTACCAATGCTTATTGCAGCTCTGCCGGGGGAGGCCAACTGCTGTTATTTGCTCAATTTCATAAAATGAATGACGAGGACGATCTCGCTGTCAGGCGCGCGGGAACGATGATTCTTCGGTCTTTTCGTATGATCAAACAGGTGATCCTGGTTGATGAGGATGTGAACCTGTTCAGTGAAGAGGAGGTGTGGTGGGCCATGACGACCCGTTTTCAGGCGGATGTGGACATTATTACCTTCCCGGGACTTGAAGGCTTCCATCTGGACCCGTCGCAAATGCCAGGCATGTCCCCACAGATAACGAAGCCTGGCATGACCACAAAAGTCGTGTTTGATTGCACAGTACCGTATAGAATGAGAGACTCGTTTATAAGAACTTCTTTTGGCACACCTAAAAATATATAGGGGGTTACTCTATGAGTATTATTAAGGTAACTGCGGATGGTATATTTGGCGAAGAAGATCAGGAGCAGTTTGGCGGAAGCTATGTTCCGGAAGAGCTAAAGGCGGCGCTTAATAAACTGGACGAAGCTTTTCAGCGTTATAAGGACGACGAAGAGTTCGAGCGGGAGTTCCAGTACTACCTGAATGAATATGTGGGCAGGCCAAGTCTGTTGTATTATGCGCAGCGGCTGACGGATAAATTGGGCGGGGCCAAAATTTACCTTAAGCGTGAAGATTTAAATCATACCGGAGCGCATAAGATCAATAATACTATCGGCCAGATTCTGCTTGCCCACCGGATGAAGGCCAAAAGAATTATTGCAGAGACTGGCGCAGGGCAACATGGTGTAGCGACTGCTACCGTATGTGCCTTGTTTAATATCCCTTGCACCATTTATATGGGTGAGGTGGATATTGAACGACAGGCTCTCAATGTATTCCGTATGCAGATGCTGGGAGCAGAGGTTGTGGCTGCGAAGTCCGGTAACAGAACACTGAAGGAAGCCGTGGATGAAGCGCTGAATGATTTCGCACAGAACTATGAAGATACCTACTATCTCATCGGCTCTGTTGTTGGACCGCATCCGTTTCCGCTGATGGTCCGTCATTTTCAGGCTATCATTGGAAGAGAGGCCAAACAGCAGATTCTGCAGAAGGAAGGGCGCCTTCCTGATCTGATCACTGCTTGTGTAGGCGGGGGATCCAATGCGATTGGGCTGTTTCATCCCTTCGTGGATGATCCTGGTGTCACGATAGTGGGCGTAGAGCCTGCAGGAAAAGGGATCGAGACCGGAATCCATGCGGCTCCGCTTAGTACAGGCAAGCCGGACATTATTCACGGGTTCAGATGCTACGTGATGAACGATGCCGAGAACTGCCATTCCATTGCAGCCGGGTTGGATTACCCTGGTGTGGGCCCGGAACATAGCTATTACAAGCAGATTAAGCGTGCGGAATATGTCTCGGTTACCGATGAAGAAGCGTTGAATGCCTTCTTGACCCTATCTAAGACGGAAGGAATTATCCCGGCCCTGGAAAGCTCCCACGCTGTCGCCTATGCGATGAAGGTTGCAGGAGCCATGAGCAGGGATGAAATTATTGTGGTTAGTCTTTCTGGCCGCGGGGACAAGGATGTTGCTCAAGTCTATGAAATGCTCCAGGATCGCCCGGCACTGCAAGAAGTATAGGAAGAGCTATATACAGCAAGCCTTCGGTGTTTCAAAACCCGGAGGCTTAAATCCATTTATAGAGAAAGATCGCATAGGGGATAGAGGGGGATATACTTGGGATCTGAATTGTTAATTACAATAGATAAGACTTTGGATACATCCTTATCCAGACAGGTGTTTGAGCAAATCTTGCAGGCAATCCACAGCGGGTGCTTGCGAGCCGGAGACCAGCTTCCCGCCACGCGATTGTTGTCAGAGCAGATTCTGGTTTCCCGCAGTGTCATTCTTCAATCCTATGAGCAGCTACGGGCGGAAGGTTATCTGGAGATGAGGAGAGGAGCGGGAACGTTTGTTGCCGTCAACGCAGCGGGCGCAGATACAGACCCCGGCAGTATGACGGGCAATTATTGCGCTGTGTCGACCAAAGCACCGAAATTCGTATCGGCTCTTCCCTCACCGTCAACGGTTCCTTATGATTTCCGTCATGGTGTGCCAGCTTGGGATATGTTTCCGATGGACCGGTGGCAGCGTGCCTTGACGGAGGTCTGCCGGAGGGCCACGCCTGATATGCTTACATACGGACCGGCAGAAGGCACCCTGGCACTTCGGGAGGAGATTGCCAGGCTAGTTCGTTCTACCCGCTCCATTCCGGCGCTTCCGGAGCAAATTGTGATTACGACAGGGGCTACGCAAGCTCTGGATATTCTCGCCAGGCTTTGCCTGAGTAAAGGAGATCAGGTGCTGGTTGAAGACCCAACCCATAACGTGCTCAGGGAAATATTCAGCTACTCAGGGGGTGAAGTGATTCCCGTACGGGTTGATCAGGAAGGAATATGTGTTCAGGAGATGGATGAATGTCTAGCGCTTCACAGTAAAAGACAGTCAACAACCCCCAAGCTGATCTATGTAACCCCTTCGCATCAGTTTCCGGTGGGGGTGACGATGTCATTTAACCGGAGAATTCAGCTTCTGGAGTGGGCAAGAAGGTCTGGAGCACTCATTATTGAAGACGATTATGACAGTGAATACCGGTATGTAGGGCAGAAGGTATCTGCACTCGCAGGGCTGGATAACTCTGGACGGGTCGTATATGTGGGAAGCTTCAGCAAAATTCTGTTTCCTGCACTGCGGATTGGCTATACCATTCTTCCACCTTCCTTGATAAAGCCCTTTCTGGCAATCAAATGGATTACGGATCGGATGACCCCTACGCTGGAGCAGGAAGCGCTTGCGGATTTCATCCAGTCAGGACAATATGCCAAGCATGTAAGCCGAATGGGGAAATTATATGCTACCCGCCGCTCCTGTCTGGTAAATGCGCTGCAACATGAGTTTGGCAGCCGGGTCAAGGTTTTCGGAGACGAAGCTGGATTACATCTGCTCATTGAGCTGGATACAATGGTGAATGAGCAGTGGATTGCCGCGAAGGCTCTAGGGCTTGGAGTGAAGATATATCCGGCATCCGATTACTTTCTTGAGCATATGCCTCAGAAGCCTACATTTATTCTGGGATATTCGAATTTATCCGAGAATCAGATCAGAATGGGCATCAAGAAGGTGGCACTTGCCGAGAAAGAATGCCGGGAAGGACCCTGATATTCGTGCAAAAAACCCCTTGACAATCAAGGGGGCTGGCAGATTAGTTATGGTCGAGACGACAGGATTCGAACCTGCGGCCTCTTACTCCCGAAGCAAGCGCTCTACCAAGCTGAGCTACGTCTCGACGTACTGAACAAATTGAATTATACGCCTGTATGTAAGCGCTGTAAATATTCTTTTTGGCACAGCTTACCGGCCCCGCTCAGGCAATTTTCCTGCCCGAGATTGACAGATATCAGGCCGCTGGCTATACTTGAAATGTTAAAATGTAAATCGGATAA
This window contains:
- a CDS encoding UbiD family decarboxylase, with product MSTAVHDLKSALVYLAEQGEGPRRYTVPVDAKYELAALYAAQGGGVPVASPTGPGVPMLFEHVMPVNKTALAGIFGTRKRCAMLLGAKEQYIADFLLDAAQHSIEPVKCEKPPCQEVVHQDVDLARLPIPTMSTQDAGPYITLGLVVAKHPVTGDSNISIHRLWVKSNNELTIWMVPGRHLEGFYLAAQEMGVPLPISINIGLDPAIYIASCCTGAVAPEGFNELAIAGGLRGQPVKVSSCLSVAADCLSEAEYVLEGAITHEYAPEGEPGGHSMPEFLGYDGQAHPHLPVVKITGITSSAHPIFQTVIGPGYEQSNLLAVGMEAGVLQYVRNQVTSRITNAYCSSAGGGQLLLFAQFHKMNDEDDLAVRRAGTMILRSFRMIKQVILVDEDVNLFSEEEVWWAMTTRFQADVDIITFPGLEGFHLDPSQMPGMSPQITKPGMTTKVVFDCTVPYRMRDSFIRTSFGTPKNI
- the trpB gene encoding tryptophan synthase subunit beta yields the protein MSIIKVTADGIFGEEDQEQFGGSYVPEELKAALNKLDEAFQRYKDDEEFEREFQYYLNEYVGRPSLLYYAQRLTDKLGGAKIYLKREDLNHTGAHKINNTIGQILLAHRMKAKRIIAETGAGQHGVATATVCALFNIPCTIYMGEVDIERQALNVFRMQMLGAEVVAAKSGNRTLKEAVDEALNDFAQNYEDTYYLIGSVVGPHPFPLMVRHFQAIIGREAKQQILQKEGRLPDLITACVGGGSNAIGLFHPFVDDPGVTIVGVEPAGKGIETGIHAAPLSTGKPDIIHGFRCYVMNDAENCHSIAAGLDYPGVGPEHSYYKQIKRAEYVSVTDEEALNAFLTLSKTEGIIPALESSHAVAYAMKVAGAMSRDEIIVVSLSGRGDKDVAQVYEMLQDRPALQEV
- the pdxR gene encoding MocR-like pyridoxine biosynthesis transcription factor PdxR; translation: MGSELLITIDKTLDTSLSRQVFEQILQAIHSGCLRAGDQLPATRLLSEQILVSRSVILQSYEQLRAEGYLEMRRGAGTFVAVNAAGADTDPGSMTGNYCAVSTKAPKFVSALPSPSTVPYDFRHGVPAWDMFPMDRWQRALTEVCRRATPDMLTYGPAEGTLALREEIARLVRSTRSIPALPEQIVITTGATQALDILARLCLSKGDQVLVEDPTHNVLREIFSYSGGEVIPVRVDQEGICVQEMDECLALHSKRQSTTPKLIYVTPSHQFPVGVTMSFNRRIQLLEWARRSGALIIEDDYDSEYRYVGQKVSALAGLDNSGRVVYVGSFSKILFPALRIGYTILPPSLIKPFLAIKWITDRMTPTLEQEALADFIQSGQYAKHVSRMGKLYATRRSCLVNALQHEFGSRVKVFGDEAGLHLLIELDTMVNEQWIAAKALGLGVKIYPASDYFLEHMPQKPTFILGYSNLSENQIRMGIKKVALAEKECREGP